One Edaphobacter lichenicola DNA window includes the following coding sequences:
- a CDS encoding LamG domain-containing protein — MIAISTKKTEQLPGVSVGQHYATAFSDGFFVRCLSGYRPGLMRSAVSSVSMGYAVCLTVSLLLLAGCRSRQDVASPTIEFTKIPPAAQGGRERVDTISGRVSGARPGQRIVIYAMSGPWWVQPWPDQPFIPIQADSTWSATSHLGFKYAAMLVDPGYQPPPTMDVAPSAGGSVAALAIVDGVGKPQIAPTVPIKFSGYDWGVRTIASDRGGLNLPYEGDNAWVDPEGALHLRIRKKGNKWSCAEVEMTRSLGYGTYLFTVRDTSHLEPASVLSLNTFDDFGGEQNYREVDVEMSQWGDGSSKDNAQFGIQPFYVPGNVAPFVEPAGKLTHSFHWEPGRVKFVTVRGDSIHKGAPVVAEHVFTSGVPSPGHEKMQLLFYVVASDKYPMQKDSEVVLEKFEYLP; from the coding sequence ATGATTGCTATCTCAACTAAGAAGACTGAACAACTCCCGGGGGTTTCTGTGGGCCAACATTATGCGACCGCTTTCAGTGATGGCTTTTTCGTCCGGTGTCTGTCGGGCTATCGGCCTGGCTTGATGCGGAGTGCGGTTTCGTCGGTTTCGATGGGCTATGCGGTTTGTCTTACCGTGTCTCTGCTTTTGCTGGCTGGGTGCCGCTCCCGGCAGGACGTAGCCAGTCCGACCATTGAATTTACGAAGATTCCTCCGGCTGCACAGGGAGGCCGCGAGCGGGTGGATACGATCTCGGGACGTGTCAGTGGGGCGCGGCCTGGCCAACGGATCGTTATCTATGCGATGAGCGGGCCGTGGTGGGTTCAGCCGTGGCCAGATCAGCCCTTTATTCCCATCCAGGCGGACTCGACCTGGAGCGCGACAAGTCATCTCGGGTTCAAGTATGCCGCGATGCTGGTGGATCCGGGATATCAACCACCTCCGACGATGGATGTGGCGCCGTCGGCCGGCGGTTCGGTGGCGGCGCTGGCGATTGTGGATGGCGTGGGCAAGCCTCAGATTGCACCTACGGTGCCGATCAAATTCAGTGGTTATGACTGGGGAGTACGGACGATTGCGTCGGATCGCGGAGGGTTGAATCTTCCCTACGAAGGCGATAACGCGTGGGTCGATCCGGAAGGGGCGCTGCATCTTCGCATCAGGAAAAAAGGGAATAAGTGGTCCTGTGCGGAGGTAGAGATGACGCGAAGCCTGGGATATGGAACGTACCTCTTTACGGTGCGGGATACATCTCATCTGGAACCGGCCTCGGTACTGAGTTTGAATACCTTCGACGATTTTGGAGGAGAGCAGAACTACCGAGAGGTGGATGTCGAGATGAGTCAGTGGGGCGATGGCTCCAGTAAGGACAATGCGCAGTTTGGCATTCAGCCTTTTTATGTTCCGGGCAATGTGGCTCCGTTCGTCGAGCCTGCGGGGAAGCTGACTCACTCGTTCCATTGGGAGCCCGGGCGCGTGAAGTTTGTTACGGTGCGCGGAGACTCGATTCACAAGGGCGCTCCCGTTGTCGCGGAGCATGTCTTTACCTCCGGGGTGCCGTCGCCTGGCCACGAGAAGATGCAGTTGTTGTTCTACGTGGTTGCGAGCGACAAGTACCCGATGCAGAAAGACAGCGAAGTTGTTCTGGAGAAGTTCGAGTATCTTCCGTGA
- a CDS encoding sensor histidine kinase, whose translation MRVHRLVGKLVAVFVAMCFARTVYAVDPNRAISQYMRESWGLERGFTGGAVTSIAQGPNGYLWIGTEKGLVRFDGLSFQVFQQQTPTALPIGPVQELIADSQSNLWILLANTTILRYRDGKFDPGHSQAAVGITSIGRRRDGSALLSSLALGPLGYQAGKFDVLTAPSTPGRSDSPQAAVMNDELSSRLSWATGVATHRFAKPNTSVAAIAETSDGIIWLGTPDRGLFYLKDGQVHDVAQAVEGRINCLLPMANGELWIGTDKGVLRWTGSRITREGVPSELSKVSALSAIRDRDGNLWIGTSHGLLRSNAGGVSFDDDGTVASDLAVNSVFEDREGDIWLGTPRGIERLRDSTFVSYAVDEELRSTSGGPVYIDAGGRTWFAPFNGGLHWLKDGKIESVTAGGLDRDVVYSITGSHDELWAGRQRGGLTRLRVARGGFETKTYTHADGLLQDSVYAVHQNRDGSVWAGTLSGGVSELRDGKFTSYTMANGMPSNTVTAMAEGADGSMWFATPVGLTQLLHGQLRTYTETDGLPSPDIDCLLEDSSHVLWVGTTSGLAYFNAGTIHIPRNVPESLHEQIFGVAEDTNGWLWVATSNHVLRVRRDRLLSGAIAEEDVREYGTSDGLSGVEGVKRQQSVVEDPLGRIWFSMNHGLSVVDPIRAVRGAAPVLAKIDAVSVDGDLIDIKTAVRVPSVSQRITFGFSGVNLSLPERIRYKYRLDGFDRGWSEPVGVREAIYTNLDPGSYTFRVIAENCDGVWNMDGPSLNLTVVPTFYQTNWFLLLCAAAVGVLAWVVYQWHVGQVTSRMDLQFIERLSERTRIARELHDTLLQSFQGLILHFQTARDLIPRDPSKAEKSLDTALQSADEAMVEGRNAIYDIRSSTLIDDDLAHMITALGEELGAKIEEGARPGFSVVEEGTAKPLDPIFRDDVYHIVREALRNSFKHSEAQKIEAEITYGKRLLRVRIRDDGKGIDRKVLEEGERAGHWGLPGMRERAKRIGAHLAVWSEAGAGTEVELYVSGSLIYESASPQLLSRFFRRSGARDKGL comes from the coding sequence ATGAGAGTTCATCGGCTTGTCGGAAAATTGGTGGCCGTGTTTGTTGCGATGTGCTTCGCCCGGACGGTTTATGCTGTCGATCCGAACCGGGCTATCTCGCAGTACATGCGGGAGAGCTGGGGACTTGAGCGAGGGTTCACCGGGGGGGCCGTGACCTCGATCGCCCAGGGGCCAAATGGCTATCTGTGGATCGGGACGGAGAAGGGCCTGGTTCGCTTCGACGGGCTGAGCTTTCAGGTCTTCCAGCAGCAGACTCCGACGGCGCTTCCGATCGGCCCTGTTCAGGAGCTGATTGCCGACTCGCAATCGAATCTTTGGATCCTTCTGGCGAATACTACGATCCTGCGATATCGCGATGGGAAGTTCGACCCCGGGCACAGTCAGGCAGCGGTTGGAATTACATCGATCGGGCGGCGCAGGGATGGCTCGGCGCTTCTCTCGTCGCTGGCCCTGGGTCCGCTTGGGTACCAGGCCGGCAAGTTCGATGTGCTGACCGCGCCGTCGACGCCGGGGAGATCCGATTCTCCCCAGGCGGCGGTGATGAACGATGAACTCTCCAGCCGGTTGAGCTGGGCGACGGGCGTGGCGACTCATCGATTTGCCAAACCGAATACTTCGGTGGCGGCCATCGCGGAGACCAGCGATGGCATCATCTGGCTGGGTACGCCCGATAGAGGTCTCTTCTATCTGAAAGACGGGCAGGTTCATGACGTAGCCCAGGCAGTGGAGGGCAGGATCAACTGCCTGCTTCCGATGGCGAACGGCGAGCTGTGGATTGGAACTGACAAAGGTGTTCTGCGCTGGACGGGGTCCAGGATCACTCGCGAAGGAGTGCCCTCGGAGCTTTCGAAGGTGTCGGCGCTCTCGGCGATTCGTGACAGGGATGGAAACCTCTGGATCGGCACATCTCATGGACTGCTTCGGTCCAACGCCGGCGGCGTCTCTTTCGATGACGACGGTACGGTGGCCTCCGATCTGGCGGTGAACTCTGTCTTTGAGGATAGAGAAGGGGATATATGGCTGGGAACGCCGCGAGGTATTGAAAGGCTTCGCGACAGCACTTTTGTGAGCTATGCGGTTGACGAGGAGCTGCGATCGACGAGCGGCGGTCCGGTCTATATCGATGCGGGAGGACGCACGTGGTTCGCCCCTTTCAACGGCGGATTGCATTGGCTGAAAGACGGCAAGATCGAGAGCGTGACCGCGGGAGGCCTGGATAGAGATGTGGTGTACTCCATCACGGGAAGCCACGATGAGTTATGGGCGGGCAGACAACGGGGCGGACTCACACGGCTGCGGGTTGCCAGGGGCGGCTTCGAGACAAAGACCTACACGCATGCGGACGGGCTGCTTCAGGACAGTGTGTATGCGGTTCATCAGAATCGCGACGGATCTGTATGGGCTGGGACTCTCAGCGGCGGGGTGAGTGAGCTGCGGGACGGTAAGTTTACCTCCTACACGATGGCGAACGGGATGCCGTCGAATACTGTGACAGCGATGGCGGAGGGCGCCGACGGAAGCATGTGGTTCGCAACGCCGGTTGGTTTGACGCAGCTGTTACACGGCCAGTTGCGAACCTATACAGAGACCGATGGGCTGCCTTCGCCCGATATCGATTGCCTGCTTGAGGATTCAAGCCACGTGCTGTGGGTCGGGACGACGTCGGGTCTCGCGTATTTCAACGCCGGCACGATCCATATTCCTCGTAATGTGCCGGAGTCGCTGCACGAGCAGATCTTCGGAGTTGCGGAGGACACCAATGGCTGGCTTTGGGTTGCGACGTCCAATCATGTTTTACGAGTGAGGCGCGACAGGCTGCTGAGCGGCGCGATCGCGGAGGAAGATGTAAGAGAGTATGGGACGAGCGATGGCCTGAGTGGAGTCGAGGGGGTCAAGAGGCAGCAATCGGTTGTCGAAGATCCGCTGGGACGGATCTGGTTTTCCATGAACCACGGACTTTCGGTCGTCGATCCGATTCGAGCTGTGCGGGGTGCTGCGCCGGTTCTGGCGAAGATCGATGCCGTTTCTGTCGATGGAGATCTTATCGATATAAAGACAGCTGTTCGGGTTCCATCTGTCAGCCAGCGGATCACGTTCGGCTTTTCCGGTGTGAATCTTTCACTGCCGGAACGAATTCGATACAAGTATCGCCTTGATGGATTCGATCGAGGCTGGAGTGAGCCGGTTGGAGTGCGGGAGGCCATCTACACAAACCTCGACCCAGGGTCTTACACGTTCCGCGTCATCGCCGAAAACTGCGATGGAGTCTGGAATATGGATGGGCCGTCGTTGAATCTGACGGTGGTTCCGACTTTCTACCAGACGAACTGGTTTCTGTTGCTGTGTGCGGCGGCGGTTGGGGTTCTGGCATGGGTTGTCTATCAGTGGCATGTCGGCCAGGTCACGTCGCGGATGGATCTGCAGTTTATCGAGCGGCTTTCTGAGCGAACGCGAATCGCTCGCGAGCTGCACGACACGCTGCTGCAGAGCTTTCAGGGATTGATTCTTCATTTTCAGACGGCCCGGGATCTGATTCCAAGAGATCCTTCCAAGGCGGAGAAGAGTCTTGACACCGCTCTGCAGAGCGCGGACGAGGCGATGGTGGAGGGGCGGAACGCAATCTACGACATACGATCCTCTACGCTGATCGACGACGATCTCGCTCACATGATCACCGCGCTGGGAGAAGAGCTTGGGGCCAAGATCGAAGAGGGAGCGAGGCCTGGGTTCTCTGTCGTCGAGGAAGGGACCGCGAAGCCGCTGGATCCGATCTTCCGGGACGATGTTTACCACATCGTTCGAGAGGCGCTGCGAAACTCCTTCAAGCACAGTGAAGCGCAGAAGATCGAAGCGGAGATTACGTATGGGAAGAGGCTGCTGCGCGTGCGAATCCGCGACGATGGAAAGGGAATCGACCGGAAGGTCCTCGAGGAAGGGGAGCGCGCGGGGCATTGGGGGTTGCCCGGCATGCGAGAGCGGGCCAAACGGATTGGCGCACATCTGGCGGTTTGGAGTGAGGCTGGTGCCGGAACGGAGGTAGAGCTGTACGTCTCCGGCTCGCTCATCTATGAATCAGCTTCTCCTCAGCTTTTGTCGCGATTCTTTCGCAGGAGTGGAGCCAGAGACAAGGGGTTGTGA
- a CDS encoding HoxN/HupN/NixA family nickel/cobalt transporter: protein MKDLLSGVLDHIAANTRRKVLAIYSLLLLMNVSAWMWAFLAFRHYPVLLGTAFLAYSFGLRHAVDADHIAAIDNVTRKLMQEGKRPVAVGFMFSLGHSTIVVLGSIAISATALSLQHRLDAARHIGGVVGTLVSTLFLFGIAIVNMAVLRSVYLAFRRVRRGERYVEEDFDLLLGSRGFLSRLFRPMFALIRHSWHMYPLGILFGLGFDTATEIGLVGLSASEAARGLSLWSVLVFPALFAAGMSLIDTTDNVLMLGAYGWAFVKPIRKIYYNMTITLISVIVAVMVGGIEALGLMVDQFHFHGTFWSWVGTLNENFGTLGYVIIGLFALSWIVSIWFYKWRRFDELEVST, encoded by the coding sequence ATGAAAGATTTGCTTAGCGGCGTGCTTGACCATATTGCGGCCAATACCAGGCGCAAGGTCCTCGCTATCTACAGCCTTTTGCTCCTGATGAATGTTTCCGCATGGATGTGGGCGTTTCTTGCGTTTCGACACTATCCCGTGTTGCTGGGGACTGCGTTTCTGGCTTACAGCTTCGGCCTGCGGCATGCGGTCGACGCCGATCATATTGCAGCGATCGACAACGTAACGCGGAAGTTGATGCAGGAGGGCAAACGGCCGGTTGCGGTGGGATTCATGTTCTCGCTCGGCCACTCGACGATTGTGGTGCTGGGGTCTATTGCTATCTCGGCAACGGCACTGTCGCTGCAACATCGACTGGATGCAGCGAGACACATCGGCGGAGTAGTTGGGACGCTCGTCTCGACGCTGTTTCTCTTTGGGATCGCGATCGTGAACATGGCGGTTCTGCGGTCGGTATATCTCGCTTTCCGGCGGGTTCGTCGAGGAGAGCGGTATGTTGAGGAAGACTTCGATCTGCTGCTGGGCAGCCGCGGATTTCTGTCTCGTCTTTTTCGACCGATGTTCGCGTTGATCCGGCACAGCTGGCACATGTACCCGCTCGGCATCCTGTTTGGCCTTGGGTTCGATACGGCGACGGAGATTGGACTGGTTGGCCTCTCGGCCTCCGAGGCTGCAAGGGGATTGTCGCTTTGGTCGGTTCTGGTGTTTCCTGCGCTGTTTGCGGCAGGCATGTCTCTGATCGATACGACGGACAACGTTTTGATGCTGGGCGCATACGGTTGGGCCTTTGTGAAGCCGATTCGCAAGATCTACTACAACATGACGATCACTCTGATCTCGGTTATCGTCGCGGTGATGGTGGGGGGGATCGAAGCCCTGGGGTTGATGGTCGACCAGTTTCACTTTCACGGGACGTTCTGGTCCTGGGTTGGAACTCTCAATGAAAACTTTGGCACGCTGGGCTACGTCATCATTGGACTCTTTGCCTTGAGCTGGATCGTCTCGATCTGGTTTTACAAGTGGCGCAGGTTCGACGAGTTGGAGGTGAGCACGTGA
- a CDS encoding cupin domain-containing protein: MTAEDVKKLLGLQPHPREGGWYVRTYEAAEKVDAEIFEDKRYAGARRTATAIYYLLEPETFSEMHRLKSDEVFHFYAGDAVEMLQLVEKGKGRMVVIGSDLLRGQRPQVVVERGVWQGSRLVEGGRWALLGCTVSPGFEFEDYDAGERKELCEAWPEFVEVITALTRAVR; encoded by the coding sequence ATGACAGCAGAGGACGTGAAGAAATTACTTGGGTTGCAACCGCATCCGCGCGAGGGTGGATGGTATGTGAGGACCTACGAGGCTGCGGAGAAGGTGGATGCCGAGATATTTGAGGACAAGAGGTATGCGGGAGCGCGACGGACTGCGACTGCGATCTATTATCTGTTGGAGCCGGAGACGTTCAGCGAGATGCACCGGCTGAAGTCGGATGAGGTGTTTCATTTTTATGCTGGGGATGCGGTGGAGATGCTGCAGTTGGTCGAGAAGGGGAAGGGCCGGATGGTGGTGATTGGGAGCGATCTGCTGAGAGGCCAGAGGCCGCAGGTGGTGGTGGAACGGGGCGTGTGGCAGGGCTCGCGTCTGGTCGAGGGAGGGCGATGGGCGCTGCTGGGATGTACGGTGAGCCCTGGGTTTGAGTTTGAGGACTATGATGCCGGCGAACGAAAGGAGCTATGTGAAGCGTGGCCCGAGTTTGTTGAGGTGATTACGGCGTTGACCAGAGCTGTTCGATGA
- a CDS encoding NCS2 family permease gives MPIRTRLEHYFGFSAHATNWRTEILAGLTTFITMAYIIFVNPSLLSKTGMPLAAITTATCLCAAIGSILMGSIANYPLALAPGMGLNAYFTYTVVLGMGVPWQTALGAVFLSGIIFLALTFSGIRQRLVAAIPHQLHAAVGGGIGLYIAFIGFRNAGIIVPSAATTVTLGNLRAPGTALAIFGLLLIAILQVLRVRASMLLGVLTTTFLGILCHQVHWEPAHYDLSAIKATAFHLDILGALHIGAFEIIFVFLFVDLFDNIGTLVAVTQRAGLIAPDHTIPRLNRIFLADASSTILGSLAGTSTVTSYIESSAGVAAGGRTGVTAIVTGILFFLSLFLAPLIGAIPTFATAPALILVGGLMLTGLGEIEWDDPQIGIPAFLTVATIPLTWSIADGLSFGLTSYALLQLLTGRARRQDWMLYLLATLFLLRFIFLVRK, from the coding sequence ATGCCCATCCGCACTCGCCTGGAGCACTACTTCGGCTTCTCAGCACACGCGACAAACTGGCGAACAGAGATTCTTGCTGGTCTTACGACCTTCATCACGATGGCTTACATCATCTTCGTGAACCCTTCCCTTCTCAGCAAAACGGGAATGCCCCTCGCCGCCATCACGACGGCTACCTGCCTCTGCGCGGCCATCGGCAGCATCCTCATGGGAAGCATCGCCAACTACCCTCTCGCCCTCGCACCCGGCATGGGCCTCAACGCCTACTTCACCTACACCGTCGTGCTCGGCATGGGAGTTCCCTGGCAAACGGCACTTGGCGCCGTCTTCCTCTCCGGCATCATCTTCCTCGCCCTCACCTTTAGCGGCATTCGTCAACGCCTCGTCGCCGCCATCCCTCATCAGCTGCACGCCGCCGTCGGCGGAGGCATCGGCCTCTACATCGCCTTCATCGGGTTTCGCAACGCCGGCATCATCGTCCCTAGCGCTGCCACCACGGTCACCCTCGGAAACCTCCGCGCGCCCGGCACCGCCCTGGCAATCTTCGGCCTCCTACTCATCGCAATCCTGCAAGTCCTCCGCGTGCGAGCCTCCATGCTCCTCGGCGTTCTCACCACCACGTTCCTCGGCATCCTCTGCCATCAGGTCCACTGGGAGCCCGCGCACTACGACCTCTCCGCCATCAAAGCCACAGCCTTCCACCTCGACATCCTCGGCGCGCTCCACATCGGAGCCTTCGAGATCATCTTCGTCTTCCTCTTCGTCGACCTCTTCGACAACATCGGCACCCTCGTCGCCGTCACCCAGCGCGCCGGCCTCATCGCCCCCGACCACACCATCCCGCGCCTCAACCGCATCTTCCTCGCCGATGCCAGCTCCACCATCCTCGGCTCCCTCGCCGGCACCAGCACCGTCACCAGCTACATCGAGTCCTCCGCCGGAGTCGCAGCAGGAGGCCGCACCGGCGTCACCGCCATCGTCACCGGCATCCTCTTCTTCCTCTCGCTCTTTCTCGCTCCTCTCATCGGAGCCATCCCCACCTTCGCCACCGCGCCCGCGCTCATCCTGGTCGGCGGCCTCATGCTTACCGGCCTCGGCGAGATCGAGTGGGACGACCCGCAGATCGGCATCCCCGCCTTCCTCACCGTCGCCACCATCCCACTCACCTGGTCCATCGCCGACGGCCTCAGCTTCGGCCTCACCAGCTACGCACTCCTTCAACTGCTCACCGGCCGCGCCCGCCGTCAGGACTGGATGCTCTATCTCCTCGCCACCCTCTTCCTGCTCCGCTTTATCTTTCTCGTCCGCAAATAA
- a CDS encoding single-stranded DNA-binding protein — MAKGVNKVFLLGNVGKDPEIRATAGGMTVASFSLATADRQKDAQGNWADKTEWHNIVCFQRTAEVVRDYVKKGSQLYIEGKIQTRSWDDKTSGEKKYKTEILCNELTLLGGKPAGEGASTGGYSKSNTASYDQRTPSSQPDYADVGITDDDIPF; from the coding sequence ATGGCAAAAGGCGTCAACAAAGTCTTCCTCCTCGGCAACGTCGGCAAAGACCCCGAGATCCGCGCCACAGCCGGCGGCATGACCGTCGCAAGCTTCTCTCTCGCCACCGCCGACCGGCAAAAAGACGCCCAGGGCAACTGGGCCGACAAGACCGAGTGGCACAATATCGTCTGCTTTCAGCGCACCGCAGAGGTCGTCCGCGACTACGTCAAAAAAGGCTCGCAGCTCTACATCGAAGGCAAGATCCAGACCCGCTCCTGGGACGATAAGACCAGCGGCGAGAAGAAGTATAAGACCGAGATCCTCTGCAACGAGCTCACCCTCCTCGGCGGTAAACCCGCCGGCGAAGGCGCCTCCACCGGCGGCTACTCCAAGTCCAACACCGCCAGCTACGATCAGCGCACCCCCTCCAGCCAGCCCGACTACGCCGACGTAGGCATCACCGACGACGACATCCCCTTCTAG